In a genomic window of Jaculus jaculus isolate mJacJac1 chromosome 8, mJacJac1.mat.Y.cur, whole genome shotgun sequence:
- the Rps10 gene encoding 40S ribosomal protein S10: MLMPKKNRIAIYELLFKEGVMVAKKDVHMPKHPELADKNVPNLHVMKAMQSLKSRGYVKEQFAWRHFYWYLTNEGIQYLRDYLHLPPEIVPATLRRSRPETGRPRPKGLEGERPARLTRGEADRDTYRRSAVPPGADKKAEAGAGSATEFQFRGGFGRGRAQPPQ; this comes from the exons ATGTTAATGCCCAAGAAGAACCGGATTGCTATATATGAACTCCTGTTTAAGGAGGGGGTGATGGTGGCCAAGAAGGACGTCCACATGCCCAAGCACCCCGAGCTGGCAGACAAGAATGTACCCAACCTTCACGTCATGAAGGCCATGCAG TCTCTCAAGTCCCGAGGGTACGTGAAGGAACAGTTTGCCTGGAGGCATTTCTACTGGTATCTTACCAACGAGGGCATCCAGTATCTCCGTGATTACCTTCACCTGCCTCCTGAGATTGTGCCTGCCACCCTGCGCCGCAGCCGTCCTGAGACTGGCAGGCCTCGGCCCAAAG GGCTGGAGGGTGAGCGGCCTGCAAGACTCACCAGAGGGGAAGCTGACAGAGACACCTACAGACGGAGCGCTGTGCCCC CCGGTGCTGACAAGAAAGCAGAGGCTGGTGCTGGGTCAGCAACTGAGTTCCAGTTT AGAGGCGGATTCGGTCGTGGACGTGCTCAGCCACCTCAGTAA